A genomic window from Spodoptera frugiperda isolate SF20-4 chromosome 29, AGI-APGP_CSIRO_Sfru_2.0, whole genome shotgun sequence includes:
- the LOC118268122 gene encoding angiomotin-like protein 2 isoform X1 — protein sequence MGSMRPTGRFLSFANNIQRTQKQAVPSGFPQSLSGSETDVSTSNENLSREERYVVRHTARVEPQGQENQTQPNNNNRNSLKDNVPGSNRNSLKDSVGGGNSNRSSLDVSSSSYNTLIIHNQDDSWPPRPTPIREHERTSSEVKHPTTQSSPYHTLKKNEGVKKPSGIPVPKLHKEQNVTTTANYIDIGGQRIYTSPPDHGVQEITEIPDDFLNQSSVLKHLAKEVAQSPTPRGPTPPASPRAPAPPRDDSRKAKGKCSKAKLSKEKLNLSRSQPDLTSVGVRAVPGGSESSGWCSGGEGELEEPDDAFTAVLDALAAENHQLKRQLADACERVAKTNKLEEEVEKVRTAHEELVGSCERRERLERAARVRLQADCRRLHDLNRALKQQVELLSQGVRNENDSNAEALRKELQNREMLIAQLITQNKELACAKERQEIEMAAQRATLQEQRTHIDILDTALTNAQANVVRLEEECRHASGYVERVMGLQRALASLQQASDRREHTERKLRAQLEKELQTLRKRECNCGGSGGGAGGGEAELRRQLRERDERLLALEGECAKWEQRYLEEAALRQAAVSAASIPNSVFRDAKIAALEKTSAESERLMAEARNEKIRHMDELHSAQKKLADLEGRVKELESKVAERDAMIKVLQKHTSAAYDSGASLRNNSSREELVGLSSGASFSSAEGVGGGSVSGRYRHLARRNYSPHNDNSSGCGFDSTSLRLDEQLAALESRLERPPVPASGRVITFFGQRRFRNERGLCCFPGLGTVGARGGGGRGEEALLLERQGRASQQTRSSSLPPPPSALPRPPRKPSARNTRYDRLEHRDARKDSDGSGSIASSASRSSPLPYDTVRKLPSVPTSASLPAAESRESLVRPRDSSLPSPSKLAVYAAARRRSAESAKDNKRTHHYRIQF from the exons ATGGGGTCCATGCGACCGACAGGAAGGTTCCTATCGTTCGCGAACAACATCCAACGAACACAGAAACAAGCTG tgCCAAGTGGATTTCCACAAAGTCTGTCAGGCAGTGAGACGGATGTGTCAACGTCAAATGAGAATTTATCTCGAGAGGAGCGCTATGTTGTGCGACATACAGCCAGGGTAGAGCCTCAGGGACAGGAGAACCAGACTCAACCAAATAACAATAACAGGAATTCTCTCAAG GACAATGTGCCAGGTAGTAACCGTAACTCCCTAAAGGATTCAGTGGGTGGTGGCAACAGCAATAGAAGTTCACTTGATGTGTCCTCCTCTTCATACAATACTCTCATCATACACAATCAGGATGACTCTTGGCCACCTAGACCCACTCCTATCAG GGAACATGAGAGGACAAGTAGTGAAGTGAAACACCCCACCACCCAGTCTTCACCATACCACACACTGAAGAAGAATGAAGGTGTGAAGAAACCTAGTGGGATACCTGTACCCAAGCTGCATAAAGAACAGAATGTCACCACCACAGCTAACTACATTGATATTGGAGGCCAGAGGATTTATACTAGCCCACCTGACCATGGTGTTCAG GAGATAACAGAGATACCGGATGATTTCCTCAATCAGTCTTCAGTACTGAAGCACTTGGCGAAGGAAGTGGCCCAGTCTCCAACCCCGCGCGGCCCCACTCCCCCCGCCtcgccccgcgcccccgcgccccctcGAGACGACTCAAGGAAAGCTAAAGGGAAATGCTCAAAGGCTAAGCTTAGTAAAGAGAAATTGAATCTATCGAGGTCACAGCCTGATCTTACAAG TGTGGGCGTCCGTGCAGTGCCGGGGGGGTCGGAGTCGAGTGGCTGGTGCAGCGGCGGGGAGGGGGAGCTGGAGGAGCCGGACGACGCATTCACCGCGGTACTCGACGCCCTGGCCGCTGAGAACCATCAGCTCAAGAGACAACTCGCTGATGCCTGCGAGAGGGTCGCCAAAACTAATAAG CTGGAAGAAGAAGTAGAAAAAGTCCGCACAGCACACGAAGAGCTGGTGGGTTCGTGCGAGCGTCGCGAGCGGTTGGAGAGGGCGGCCAGGGTCCGGCTGCAGGCAGACTGTCGCCGCCTGCACGACCTCAACCGTGCGCTCAAACAACAG GTGGAGCTATTATCACAAGGGGTTCGAAATGAAAACGACAGCAATGCTGAGGCGCTGCGCAAGGAGTTGCAGAACAGAGAGATGCTTATCGCGCAACTCATTACACAGA ACAAGGAGCTGGCGTGTGCCAAAGAGAGACAGGAGATAGAGATGGCGGCGCAGCGCGCCACGCTGCAGGAGCAACGCACGCACATCGACATACTCGACACCGCGCTCACTAACGCACAGGCCAACGTCGTCCGCCTCGAGGAAGAg TGTCGACACGCGAGTGGTTACGTGGAGCGAGTGATGGGATTACAACGCGCCCTGGCCTCGCTGCAGCAGGCGTCCGACCGCCGCGAGCATACCGAGAGGAAGCTACGCGCACAGCTAGAGAAGGAGCTACAGACTCTCAG GAAGCGCGAGTGCAACTGCGGCggtagcggcggcggcgcgggcggcggcgagGCGGAGCTGCGGCGGCAGCTGCGGGAGCGGGACGAGCGGCTGCTGGCGCTGGAGGGGGAGTGCGCCAAGTGGGAGCAGCGCTACCTGGAGGAGGCCGCGCTGCGGCAGGCCGCCGTCTCCGCCGCGTCCATACCCAA TTCCGTTTTCAGGGATGCCAAGATCGCGGCGTTGGAGAAGACGTCGGCGGAGTCCGAGCGGCTGATGGCGGAGGCTCGCAACGAGAAGATACGACACATGGACGAACTACACTCCGCACAGAAGAAACTTGCCGATCTAGAGGGCAG ggTGAAGGAGCTCGAATCTAAAGTGGCGGAACGTGACGCGATGATCAAAGTCCTGCAGAAGCACACTAGCGCCGCTTACGACAGTGGCGCCTCGCTGCGGAATAACTCTAGTCGCGAGGAACTCG TGGGCCTGTCGTCGGGCGCGTCGTTCTCCAGCGCGGAGGGAGTGGGCGGCGGCAGCGTATCGGGCCGGTACCGACATCTAGCGCGCAGGAACTACTCGCCGCACAACGACAACTCTAGCG GTTGCGGGTTCGACAGTACGTCCCTGCGGCTGGACGAGCAGCTGGCGGCGCTGGAGTCCCGGCTGGAGCGGCCGCCCGTGCCCGCC AGTGGTCGCGTTATAACTTTCTTCGGGCAGCGCCGCTTCCGTAATGAG CGTGGGTTGTGCTGCTTCCCCGGCCTGGGCACGGTGGGTGCTCgaggcggcggcgggcgcggtgAGGAAGCCCTGTTGCTGGAGCGGCAGGGTCGGGCCTCGCAGCAGACGCGCTCGTCCAGTCTGCCACCACCACCGTCCGCACTGCCTCGCCCACCCAGGAAACCGTCCGCAAGGAACACCAGATACGACCGCTTGGAACACAGAGATGCTCGTAAG GACTCTGACGGCTCCGGATCTATCGCGTCCAGTGCGTCCCGCAGCTCGCCACTGCCCTACGACACAGTCCGCAAGCTGCCCTCAGTGCCCACATCAGCGTCACTCCCTGCAGCGGAGTCCAGGGAGTCTTTAGTGCGACCTCGCGACTCCAGCCTCCCCTCGCCGTCCAAGTTAGCCGTCTACGCAGCCGCCAGAAGACGATCAGCCGAGTCAGCTAAGGACAACAAACGCACACACCATTACAGAATCCAGTTTTAA
- the LOC118268122 gene encoding angiomotin-like protein 2 isoform X3 → MGSMRPTGRFLSFANNIQRTQKQAVPSGFPQSLSGSETDVSTSNENLSREERYVVRHTARVEPQGQENQTQPNNNNRNSLKDNVPGSNRNSLKDSVGGGNSNRSSLDVSSSSYNTLIIHNQDDSWPPRPTPIREHERTSSEVKHPTTQSSPYHTLKKNEGVKKPSGIPVPKLHKEQNVTTTANYIDIGGQRIYTSPPDHGVQEITEIPDDFLNQSSVLKHLAKEVAQSPTPRGPTPPASPRAPAPPRDDSRKAKGKCSKAKLSKEKLNLSRSQPDLTSVGVRAVPGGSESSGWCSGGEGELEEPDDAFTAVLDALAAENHQLKRQLADACERVAKTNKLEEEVEKVRTAHEELVGSCERRERLERAARVRLQADCRRLHDLNRALKQQVELLSQGVRNENDSNAEALRKELQNREMLIAQLITQNKELACAKERQEIEMAAQRATLQEQRTHIDILDTALTNAQANVVRLEEECRHASGYVERVMGLQRALASLQQASDRREHTERKLRAQLEKELQTLRKRECNCGGSGGGAGGGEAELRRQLRERDERLLALEGECAKWEQRYLEEAALRQAAVSAASIPNSVFRDAKIAALEKTSAESERLMAEARNEKIRHMDELHSAQKKLADLEGRVKELESKVAERDAMIKVLQKHTSAAYDSGASLRNNSSREELVGLSSGASFSSAEGVGGGSVSGRYRHLARRNYSPHNDNSSGCGFDSTSLRLDEQLAALESRLERPPVPARGLCCFPGLGTVGARGGGGRGEEALLLERQGRASQQTRSSSLPPPPSALPRPPRKPSARNTRYDRLEHRDARKDSDGSGSIASSASRSSPLPYDTVRKLPSVPTSASLPAAESRESLVRPRDSSLPSPSKLAVYAAARRRSAESAKDNKRTHHYRIQF, encoded by the exons ATGGGGTCCATGCGACCGACAGGAAGGTTCCTATCGTTCGCGAACAACATCCAACGAACACAGAAACAAGCTG tgCCAAGTGGATTTCCACAAAGTCTGTCAGGCAGTGAGACGGATGTGTCAACGTCAAATGAGAATTTATCTCGAGAGGAGCGCTATGTTGTGCGACATACAGCCAGGGTAGAGCCTCAGGGACAGGAGAACCAGACTCAACCAAATAACAATAACAGGAATTCTCTCAAG GACAATGTGCCAGGTAGTAACCGTAACTCCCTAAAGGATTCAGTGGGTGGTGGCAACAGCAATAGAAGTTCACTTGATGTGTCCTCCTCTTCATACAATACTCTCATCATACACAATCAGGATGACTCTTGGCCACCTAGACCCACTCCTATCAG GGAACATGAGAGGACAAGTAGTGAAGTGAAACACCCCACCACCCAGTCTTCACCATACCACACACTGAAGAAGAATGAAGGTGTGAAGAAACCTAGTGGGATACCTGTACCCAAGCTGCATAAAGAACAGAATGTCACCACCACAGCTAACTACATTGATATTGGAGGCCAGAGGATTTATACTAGCCCACCTGACCATGGTGTTCAG GAGATAACAGAGATACCGGATGATTTCCTCAATCAGTCTTCAGTACTGAAGCACTTGGCGAAGGAAGTGGCCCAGTCTCCAACCCCGCGCGGCCCCACTCCCCCCGCCtcgccccgcgcccccgcgccccctcGAGACGACTCAAGGAAAGCTAAAGGGAAATGCTCAAAGGCTAAGCTTAGTAAAGAGAAATTGAATCTATCGAGGTCACAGCCTGATCTTACAAG TGTGGGCGTCCGTGCAGTGCCGGGGGGGTCGGAGTCGAGTGGCTGGTGCAGCGGCGGGGAGGGGGAGCTGGAGGAGCCGGACGACGCATTCACCGCGGTACTCGACGCCCTGGCCGCTGAGAACCATCAGCTCAAGAGACAACTCGCTGATGCCTGCGAGAGGGTCGCCAAAACTAATAAG CTGGAAGAAGAAGTAGAAAAAGTCCGCACAGCACACGAAGAGCTGGTGGGTTCGTGCGAGCGTCGCGAGCGGTTGGAGAGGGCGGCCAGGGTCCGGCTGCAGGCAGACTGTCGCCGCCTGCACGACCTCAACCGTGCGCTCAAACAACAG GTGGAGCTATTATCACAAGGGGTTCGAAATGAAAACGACAGCAATGCTGAGGCGCTGCGCAAGGAGTTGCAGAACAGAGAGATGCTTATCGCGCAACTCATTACACAGA ACAAGGAGCTGGCGTGTGCCAAAGAGAGACAGGAGATAGAGATGGCGGCGCAGCGCGCCACGCTGCAGGAGCAACGCACGCACATCGACATACTCGACACCGCGCTCACTAACGCACAGGCCAACGTCGTCCGCCTCGAGGAAGAg TGTCGACACGCGAGTGGTTACGTGGAGCGAGTGATGGGATTACAACGCGCCCTGGCCTCGCTGCAGCAGGCGTCCGACCGCCGCGAGCATACCGAGAGGAAGCTACGCGCACAGCTAGAGAAGGAGCTACAGACTCTCAG GAAGCGCGAGTGCAACTGCGGCggtagcggcggcggcgcgggcggcggcgagGCGGAGCTGCGGCGGCAGCTGCGGGAGCGGGACGAGCGGCTGCTGGCGCTGGAGGGGGAGTGCGCCAAGTGGGAGCAGCGCTACCTGGAGGAGGCCGCGCTGCGGCAGGCCGCCGTCTCCGCCGCGTCCATACCCAA TTCCGTTTTCAGGGATGCCAAGATCGCGGCGTTGGAGAAGACGTCGGCGGAGTCCGAGCGGCTGATGGCGGAGGCTCGCAACGAGAAGATACGACACATGGACGAACTACACTCCGCACAGAAGAAACTTGCCGATCTAGAGGGCAG ggTGAAGGAGCTCGAATCTAAAGTGGCGGAACGTGACGCGATGATCAAAGTCCTGCAGAAGCACACTAGCGCCGCTTACGACAGTGGCGCCTCGCTGCGGAATAACTCTAGTCGCGAGGAACTCG TGGGCCTGTCGTCGGGCGCGTCGTTCTCCAGCGCGGAGGGAGTGGGCGGCGGCAGCGTATCGGGCCGGTACCGACATCTAGCGCGCAGGAACTACTCGCCGCACAACGACAACTCTAGCG GTTGCGGGTTCGACAGTACGTCCCTGCGGCTGGACGAGCAGCTGGCGGCGCTGGAGTCCCGGCTGGAGCGGCCGCCCGTGCCCGCC CGTGGGTTGTGCTGCTTCCCCGGCCTGGGCACGGTGGGTGCTCgaggcggcggcgggcgcggtgAGGAAGCCCTGTTGCTGGAGCGGCAGGGTCGGGCCTCGCAGCAGACGCGCTCGTCCAGTCTGCCACCACCACCGTCCGCACTGCCTCGCCCACCCAGGAAACCGTCCGCAAGGAACACCAGATACGACCGCTTGGAACACAGAGATGCTCGTAAG GACTCTGACGGCTCCGGATCTATCGCGTCCAGTGCGTCCCGCAGCTCGCCACTGCCCTACGACACAGTCCGCAAGCTGCCCTCAGTGCCCACATCAGCGTCACTCCCTGCAGCGGAGTCCAGGGAGTCTTTAGTGCGACCTCGCGACTCCAGCCTCCCCTCGCCGTCCAAGTTAGCCGTCTACGCAGCCGCCAGAAGACGATCAGCCGAGTCAGCTAAGGACAACAAACGCACACACCATTACAGAATCCAGTTTTAA
- the LOC118268122 gene encoding angiomotin-like protein 2 isoform X4, with protein MGSMRPTGRFLSFANNIQRTQKQAVPSGFPQSLSGSETDVSTSNENLSREERYVVRHTARVEPQGQENQTQPNNNNRNSLKDNVPGSNRNSLKDSVGGGNSNRSSLDVSSSSYNTLIIHNQDDSWPPRPTPIREHERTSSEVKHPTTQSSPYHTLKKNEGVKKPSGIPVPKLHKEQNVTTTANYIDIGGQRIYTSPPDHGVQEITEIPDDFLNQSSVLKHLAKEVAQSPTPRGPTPPASPRAPAPPRDDSRKAKGKCSKAKLSKEKLNLSRSQPDLTSVGVRAVPGGSESSGWCSGGEGELEEPDDAFTAVLDALAAENHQLKRQLADACERVAKTNKLEEEVEKVRTAHEELVGSCERRERLERAARVRLQADCRRLHDLNRALKQQVELLSQGVRNENDSNAEALRKELQNREMLIAQLITQNKELACAKERQEIEMAAQRATLQEQRTHIDILDTALTNAQANVVRLEEECRHASGYVERVMGLQRALASLQQASDRREHTERKLRAQLEKELQTLRKRECNCGGSGGGAGGGEAELRRQLRERDERLLALEGECAKWEQRYLEEAALRQAAVSAASIPKDAKIAALEKTSAESERLMAEARNEKIRHMDELHSAQKKLADLEGRVKELESKVAERDAMIKVLQKHTSAAYDSGASLRNNSSREELVGLSSGASFSSAEGVGGGSVSGRYRHLARRNYSPHNDNSSGCGFDSTSLRLDEQLAALESRLERPPVPARGLCCFPGLGTVGARGGGGRGEEALLLERQGRASQQTRSSSLPPPPSALPRPPRKPSARNTRYDRLEHRDARKDSDGSGSIASSASRSSPLPYDTVRKLPSVPTSASLPAAESRESLVRPRDSSLPSPSKLAVYAAARRRSAESAKDNKRTHHYRIQF; from the exons ATGGGGTCCATGCGACCGACAGGAAGGTTCCTATCGTTCGCGAACAACATCCAACGAACACAGAAACAAGCTG tgCCAAGTGGATTTCCACAAAGTCTGTCAGGCAGTGAGACGGATGTGTCAACGTCAAATGAGAATTTATCTCGAGAGGAGCGCTATGTTGTGCGACATACAGCCAGGGTAGAGCCTCAGGGACAGGAGAACCAGACTCAACCAAATAACAATAACAGGAATTCTCTCAAG GACAATGTGCCAGGTAGTAACCGTAACTCCCTAAAGGATTCAGTGGGTGGTGGCAACAGCAATAGAAGTTCACTTGATGTGTCCTCCTCTTCATACAATACTCTCATCATACACAATCAGGATGACTCTTGGCCACCTAGACCCACTCCTATCAG GGAACATGAGAGGACAAGTAGTGAAGTGAAACACCCCACCACCCAGTCTTCACCATACCACACACTGAAGAAGAATGAAGGTGTGAAGAAACCTAGTGGGATACCTGTACCCAAGCTGCATAAAGAACAGAATGTCACCACCACAGCTAACTACATTGATATTGGAGGCCAGAGGATTTATACTAGCCCACCTGACCATGGTGTTCAG GAGATAACAGAGATACCGGATGATTTCCTCAATCAGTCTTCAGTACTGAAGCACTTGGCGAAGGAAGTGGCCCAGTCTCCAACCCCGCGCGGCCCCACTCCCCCCGCCtcgccccgcgcccccgcgccccctcGAGACGACTCAAGGAAAGCTAAAGGGAAATGCTCAAAGGCTAAGCTTAGTAAAGAGAAATTGAATCTATCGAGGTCACAGCCTGATCTTACAAG TGTGGGCGTCCGTGCAGTGCCGGGGGGGTCGGAGTCGAGTGGCTGGTGCAGCGGCGGGGAGGGGGAGCTGGAGGAGCCGGACGACGCATTCACCGCGGTACTCGACGCCCTGGCCGCTGAGAACCATCAGCTCAAGAGACAACTCGCTGATGCCTGCGAGAGGGTCGCCAAAACTAATAAG CTGGAAGAAGAAGTAGAAAAAGTCCGCACAGCACACGAAGAGCTGGTGGGTTCGTGCGAGCGTCGCGAGCGGTTGGAGAGGGCGGCCAGGGTCCGGCTGCAGGCAGACTGTCGCCGCCTGCACGACCTCAACCGTGCGCTCAAACAACAG GTGGAGCTATTATCACAAGGGGTTCGAAATGAAAACGACAGCAATGCTGAGGCGCTGCGCAAGGAGTTGCAGAACAGAGAGATGCTTATCGCGCAACTCATTACACAGA ACAAGGAGCTGGCGTGTGCCAAAGAGAGACAGGAGATAGAGATGGCGGCGCAGCGCGCCACGCTGCAGGAGCAACGCACGCACATCGACATACTCGACACCGCGCTCACTAACGCACAGGCCAACGTCGTCCGCCTCGAGGAAGAg TGTCGACACGCGAGTGGTTACGTGGAGCGAGTGATGGGATTACAACGCGCCCTGGCCTCGCTGCAGCAGGCGTCCGACCGCCGCGAGCATACCGAGAGGAAGCTACGCGCACAGCTAGAGAAGGAGCTACAGACTCTCAG GAAGCGCGAGTGCAACTGCGGCggtagcggcggcggcgcgggcggcggcgagGCGGAGCTGCGGCGGCAGCTGCGGGAGCGGGACGAGCGGCTGCTGGCGCTGGAGGGGGAGTGCGCCAAGTGGGAGCAGCGCTACCTGGAGGAGGCCGCGCTGCGGCAGGCCGCCGTCTCCGCCGCGTCCATACCCAA GGATGCCAAGATCGCGGCGTTGGAGAAGACGTCGGCGGAGTCCGAGCGGCTGATGGCGGAGGCTCGCAACGAGAAGATACGACACATGGACGAACTACACTCCGCACAGAAGAAACTTGCCGATCTAGAGGGCAG ggTGAAGGAGCTCGAATCTAAAGTGGCGGAACGTGACGCGATGATCAAAGTCCTGCAGAAGCACACTAGCGCCGCTTACGACAGTGGCGCCTCGCTGCGGAATAACTCTAGTCGCGAGGAACTCG TGGGCCTGTCGTCGGGCGCGTCGTTCTCCAGCGCGGAGGGAGTGGGCGGCGGCAGCGTATCGGGCCGGTACCGACATCTAGCGCGCAGGAACTACTCGCCGCACAACGACAACTCTAGCG GTTGCGGGTTCGACAGTACGTCCCTGCGGCTGGACGAGCAGCTGGCGGCGCTGGAGTCCCGGCTGGAGCGGCCGCCCGTGCCCGCC CGTGGGTTGTGCTGCTTCCCCGGCCTGGGCACGGTGGGTGCTCgaggcggcggcgggcgcggtgAGGAAGCCCTGTTGCTGGAGCGGCAGGGTCGGGCCTCGCAGCAGACGCGCTCGTCCAGTCTGCCACCACCACCGTCCGCACTGCCTCGCCCACCCAGGAAACCGTCCGCAAGGAACACCAGATACGACCGCTTGGAACACAGAGATGCTCGTAAG GACTCTGACGGCTCCGGATCTATCGCGTCCAGTGCGTCCCGCAGCTCGCCACTGCCCTACGACACAGTCCGCAAGCTGCCCTCAGTGCCCACATCAGCGTCACTCCCTGCAGCGGAGTCCAGGGAGTCTTTAGTGCGACCTCGCGACTCCAGCCTCCCCTCGCCGTCCAAGTTAGCCGTCTACGCAGCCGCCAGAAGACGATCAGCCGAGTCAGCTAAGGACAACAAACGCACACACCATTACAGAATCCAGTTTTAA
- the LOC118268122 gene encoding angiomotin-like protein 2 isoform X2, whose amino-acid sequence MGSMRPTGRFLSFANNIQRTQKQAVPSGFPQSLSGSETDVSTSNENLSREERYVVRHTARVEPQGQENQTQPNNNNRNSLKDNVPGSNRNSLKDSVGGGNSNRSSLDVSSSSYNTLIIHNQDDSWPPRPTPIREHERTSSEVKHPTTQSSPYHTLKKNEGVKKPSGIPVPKLHKEQNVTTTANYIDIGGQRIYTSPPDHGVQEITEIPDDFLNQSSVLKHLAKEVAQSPTPRGPTPPASPRAPAPPRDDSRKAKGKCSKAKLSKEKLNLSRSQPDLTSVGVRAVPGGSESSGWCSGGEGELEEPDDAFTAVLDALAAENHQLKRQLADACERVAKTNKLEEEVEKVRTAHEELVGSCERRERLERAARVRLQADCRRLHDLNRALKQQVELLSQGVRNENDSNAEALRKELQNREMLIAQLITQNKELACAKERQEIEMAAQRATLQEQRTHIDILDTALTNAQANVVRLEEECRHASGYVERVMGLQRALASLQQASDRREHTERKLRAQLEKELQTLRKRECNCGGSGGGAGGGEAELRRQLRERDERLLALEGECAKWEQRYLEEAALRQAAVSAASIPKDAKIAALEKTSAESERLMAEARNEKIRHMDELHSAQKKLADLEGRVKELESKVAERDAMIKVLQKHTSAAYDSGASLRNNSSREELVGLSSGASFSSAEGVGGGSVSGRYRHLARRNYSPHNDNSSGCGFDSTSLRLDEQLAALESRLERPPVPASGRVITFFGQRRFRNERGLCCFPGLGTVGARGGGGRGEEALLLERQGRASQQTRSSSLPPPPSALPRPPRKPSARNTRYDRLEHRDARKDSDGSGSIASSASRSSPLPYDTVRKLPSVPTSASLPAAESRESLVRPRDSSLPSPSKLAVYAAARRRSAESAKDNKRTHHYRIQF is encoded by the exons ATGGGGTCCATGCGACCGACAGGAAGGTTCCTATCGTTCGCGAACAACATCCAACGAACACAGAAACAAGCTG tgCCAAGTGGATTTCCACAAAGTCTGTCAGGCAGTGAGACGGATGTGTCAACGTCAAATGAGAATTTATCTCGAGAGGAGCGCTATGTTGTGCGACATACAGCCAGGGTAGAGCCTCAGGGACAGGAGAACCAGACTCAACCAAATAACAATAACAGGAATTCTCTCAAG GACAATGTGCCAGGTAGTAACCGTAACTCCCTAAAGGATTCAGTGGGTGGTGGCAACAGCAATAGAAGTTCACTTGATGTGTCCTCCTCTTCATACAATACTCTCATCATACACAATCAGGATGACTCTTGGCCACCTAGACCCACTCCTATCAG GGAACATGAGAGGACAAGTAGTGAAGTGAAACACCCCACCACCCAGTCTTCACCATACCACACACTGAAGAAGAATGAAGGTGTGAAGAAACCTAGTGGGATACCTGTACCCAAGCTGCATAAAGAACAGAATGTCACCACCACAGCTAACTACATTGATATTGGAGGCCAGAGGATTTATACTAGCCCACCTGACCATGGTGTTCAG GAGATAACAGAGATACCGGATGATTTCCTCAATCAGTCTTCAGTACTGAAGCACTTGGCGAAGGAAGTGGCCCAGTCTCCAACCCCGCGCGGCCCCACTCCCCCCGCCtcgccccgcgcccccgcgccccctcGAGACGACTCAAGGAAAGCTAAAGGGAAATGCTCAAAGGCTAAGCTTAGTAAAGAGAAATTGAATCTATCGAGGTCACAGCCTGATCTTACAAG TGTGGGCGTCCGTGCAGTGCCGGGGGGGTCGGAGTCGAGTGGCTGGTGCAGCGGCGGGGAGGGGGAGCTGGAGGAGCCGGACGACGCATTCACCGCGGTACTCGACGCCCTGGCCGCTGAGAACCATCAGCTCAAGAGACAACTCGCTGATGCCTGCGAGAGGGTCGCCAAAACTAATAAG CTGGAAGAAGAAGTAGAAAAAGTCCGCACAGCACACGAAGAGCTGGTGGGTTCGTGCGAGCGTCGCGAGCGGTTGGAGAGGGCGGCCAGGGTCCGGCTGCAGGCAGACTGTCGCCGCCTGCACGACCTCAACCGTGCGCTCAAACAACAG GTGGAGCTATTATCACAAGGGGTTCGAAATGAAAACGACAGCAATGCTGAGGCGCTGCGCAAGGAGTTGCAGAACAGAGAGATGCTTATCGCGCAACTCATTACACAGA ACAAGGAGCTGGCGTGTGCCAAAGAGAGACAGGAGATAGAGATGGCGGCGCAGCGCGCCACGCTGCAGGAGCAACGCACGCACATCGACATACTCGACACCGCGCTCACTAACGCACAGGCCAACGTCGTCCGCCTCGAGGAAGAg TGTCGACACGCGAGTGGTTACGTGGAGCGAGTGATGGGATTACAACGCGCCCTGGCCTCGCTGCAGCAGGCGTCCGACCGCCGCGAGCATACCGAGAGGAAGCTACGCGCACAGCTAGAGAAGGAGCTACAGACTCTCAG GAAGCGCGAGTGCAACTGCGGCggtagcggcggcggcgcgggcggcggcgagGCGGAGCTGCGGCGGCAGCTGCGGGAGCGGGACGAGCGGCTGCTGGCGCTGGAGGGGGAGTGCGCCAAGTGGGAGCAGCGCTACCTGGAGGAGGCCGCGCTGCGGCAGGCCGCCGTCTCCGCCGCGTCCATACCCAA GGATGCCAAGATCGCGGCGTTGGAGAAGACGTCGGCGGAGTCCGAGCGGCTGATGGCGGAGGCTCGCAACGAGAAGATACGACACATGGACGAACTACACTCCGCACAGAAGAAACTTGCCGATCTAGAGGGCAG ggTGAAGGAGCTCGAATCTAAAGTGGCGGAACGTGACGCGATGATCAAAGTCCTGCAGAAGCACACTAGCGCCGCTTACGACAGTGGCGCCTCGCTGCGGAATAACTCTAGTCGCGAGGAACTCG TGGGCCTGTCGTCGGGCGCGTCGTTCTCCAGCGCGGAGGGAGTGGGCGGCGGCAGCGTATCGGGCCGGTACCGACATCTAGCGCGCAGGAACTACTCGCCGCACAACGACAACTCTAGCG GTTGCGGGTTCGACAGTACGTCCCTGCGGCTGGACGAGCAGCTGGCGGCGCTGGAGTCCCGGCTGGAGCGGCCGCCCGTGCCCGCC AGTGGTCGCGTTATAACTTTCTTCGGGCAGCGCCGCTTCCGTAATGAG CGTGGGTTGTGCTGCTTCCCCGGCCTGGGCACGGTGGGTGCTCgaggcggcggcgggcgcggtgAGGAAGCCCTGTTGCTGGAGCGGCAGGGTCGGGCCTCGCAGCAGACGCGCTCGTCCAGTCTGCCACCACCACCGTCCGCACTGCCTCGCCCACCCAGGAAACCGTCCGCAAGGAACACCAGATACGACCGCTTGGAACACAGAGATGCTCGTAAG GACTCTGACGGCTCCGGATCTATCGCGTCCAGTGCGTCCCGCAGCTCGCCACTGCCCTACGACACAGTCCGCAAGCTGCCCTCAGTGCCCACATCAGCGTCACTCCCTGCAGCGGAGTCCAGGGAGTCTTTAGTGCGACCTCGCGACTCCAGCCTCCCCTCGCCGTCCAAGTTAGCCGTCTACGCAGCCGCCAGAAGACGATCAGCCGAGTCAGCTAAGGACAACAAACGCACACACCATTACAGAATCCAGTTTTAA